The Negativicutes bacterium genome includes the window CTAAATCACTCTTATTTTCTGTTACATTATACCACTTTATATAAGACATTCTTCTAAACCAGGTTAATTGTCGTTTGGCAAAGTTTCTGGTCGCTTGCTTTATTTTATCAACAGCAAATTCTAATGAACAAATCCCTTCCAAATACCATACCAACTCTTTATAGCCAATCGCCTGCATCGCTTGACAATCTTTTTTTACACCATTATGTAATAACAATTTCACTTCATCCAGTAGACCATTTTCCATCATAATATCAACCCTGTTATTGATTCTTTCATAAAGTTTAGCTCTATCCATATTTAAGCCAATCACAACTGCATCGTAAGCTAAAAGGTTATTAGAATTTAGTTCTTTATCTTGCGAAATATATTCACCACCTTGATGAAAAACTTCCAACGCCCTAATAACTCTTCTTGTATCATTGATATGTAATCTTTGTGCTGACTCCGGGTCAACAGTTTCTAACATTTTATGCAGCTGTTCTTTGCCTTGCTCTTTAGCTATTTGTTCTAGCCTCAATCGATAATCTTCATTCGCGGAAGTTTTGTTGAAGTTGTAATTTTCCAGCAACGCTTTAGTATAAAGACCGGTTCCACCGGCAATTACAGGAATTTTACCTCGGGCATTAATGTTATCAACAAGCTCCGCTGCCCTTTCTTTAAATTCAGTCACACTAAAACTACTATTTGGCTCTAGCACATCGATCAAGTGATGCTTTATCCAAGCCTGTTCCGCCACCGATGGTTTGGCTGTCCCAATATCAAAACCCTTATAAATTAGCATCGAATCACCGGAAATAATTTCACTATTTAATTTTTTTGCCAAATCAATACTAAGTGCAGTTTTTCCGACTGCCGTTGGTCCTATTATAACAATAACTTTATTCATCTTTTCACCCTTTATCTATTACCCCATAGCTAACACTGCTATATTTACCACCATAAATTTGTGAAATATTTAGCCGTTCAAACTCCATACTATCTTTAGTTTCCTTTATAACAACTCTTTTTTTCGCAACTCGTAGTGCCTCTACTAATGCTTTACTTTGAAGTTGCTCCATATTAGCAATAGCTCGCATTGGTTTGAAGTTAGCACTATCTTGTATGGGCTTGCGAAACATCGGATCAAAATAAACTATATCAAAACTATTATCACCTTGGGCTTTTAAGTAATCTAAATAATGAAGATTAAAGCTTTCAATTCTTCTTAAACTATGATTTATTGCTATATTATCATGATTAAAATTAGCTAAGCCATATTTTGTTATTAAATAAATTAATGTTGCACTTTCAAGCCCAACAACTTTACCATTTTCACCAACAATATAGCTGGCAACTGTCGCATCAGTCCCCAATCCTAGCGTACAATCAAGGACACTCATCTTTGGTTTTAAATCCATTGCTTCAACCATATGATCTTTTTGGTTACGGTTAAGATTTAAAATACGCAACTGTGCCATGTTCAAATGAAAAAACAAATCACCCTGGCTTGTATGAGCTTTTAGCCCATCTTTCGTGAAAATCAAAATATTATCGACATTATTGTCTTGTTTTAATCTTTCCAGTGATAAATTATTTCGTGTAACAAATTTTTTATTAAGCTTTTGTGCTAAAGCTTGAGCCTGATAAATTAAATCTGTATTAACTTTTGTAATAGTTGTAATAATAAACTGCATTATTAAGTCCTTTTAAACATTTTAGCCAACTCATTACTGCTAAACTTGATAATCGAAGGTCGTCCATGCGGACAAGTATAAGGTAACATTGTATTATTAAGCTCTTCAATAATAAAGTTCATTTGCATTAAACTAAGTTTGTCACCAGCTTTTATAGCTGCTTTACACGCAGTTATTTGTAGTGTCTGGTGACGCAATTCTTGTGGTGAAACATTATGCAGATTTTCTAAACTTTCCAAAATTTCTTTAATGATATTTTCCGCTTCCACAATCTGCACATCACTTGGCACTTCCAATAATCTCATACTATTAGGACCGGCTTGCTCCATATTAAAACCCAATTTAAGAAAAACTTCCTTATTGTCATTAATGAACTCACATTCCTTTTCCGTTAAATCCATAAAAATATGCATTAATAATTGCTGAGAAGGTATTTTATCAGTATTTTTTGCAAAACGATCATATAATATCCGCTCATGTGCTGCATGCTGATCAATAATAAATAAACCACTGCCATCCGTAGCAATAATATAACAATTATCAACCTGACCAATGGCTGCAACAAATCTATTTTCCATCGTATTTTGCACTTGATAATCATTCAGTCTATTTTCTTCAAGCACCGTATTAATTTTTTCTCTTAACACAGTCTGTTCTGTACTACAGTCATTATAATGATTATTCTGACTAAAATTTTCATAATCTTTATTAGCATAATAATTATTTTCAACCACTGGGATATCTTGATAAGATCTTTCAACAAAATTCAGCGGTGAATCATGAAATTTCGGTTTTAGGTCATGAATATTAGTGACAATTTCTTCAATTTCTTGCGGTTTTTTGATAGTATCAACAATAGCATGATAAACCGCTCTAAACAATCTTCCTTCATCAGCAAATTTCAATTCACTTTTTTGCGGATGAACATTAACATCAATATCAATATTAGGAATAGTTATTGCCAGCACCGCCAAGGGATAACCAGACTTTGGTAACAAAGAGTGATAAGCATTATCTATTGCTTTGGCAATACTACGGCTATTAATAACCCTATTGTTAACAATAAACGTTTGCCATTGCCTACTACTTCTTAATACTGTTGGTTTTGATAAGAAACCTTTTATTGAAAACTCTTCAATCTTAGCATTAACTTCCAACAACTCAGCACTAACTTTACTACCATAGATATTTTTAATTGTTTCAAATAAATTTCCTTGTCCCGGGGTCGCTATAACTAATTTGTTATTATTAATAAACCGAATAGCAATTTGCGGATGAGAAATTGCTAATTTAACAACAATTTCGTTAATATTACTGCCTTCGCTACTTGGTGTTTTTAAGAATTTTTTACGAGCTGGAGTATTGTAAAACAAATCTTCAACCTTAACCGTAGTACCGATATTGCCACCGGCTTCTGAAAAATCTGTAATAGTTCCTCCGCTAATTTCAATAATACTAGCAAAATCAGCTTCAGCTTGTCGGCTCAAAATTGAAAACTTTGATACAGCAGCAATGGTCGCCAAGGCTTCACCACGAAACCCCAACGTTTCTATATTATTCAAATCTGCCGCTGTTCTTAATTTACTGGTAGCATGACGTTGTACTGATAACTTCAAATCAGCTTTACTCATACCGCAGCCATTATCAGTTACCCTCATAAAGCTAATTCCACCAGCCATTATCTCTATTTCAATTTTAGTACTGCCTGCATCGATAGCATTTTCTACTAATTCTTTGATAACGGAAGATGGTCTATCGACCACTTCTCCGGCAGCAATTTTATTCGCTGTATTTTCATCTAAGATTTTAATTATATTCATATTTTACCAGCATCCTCTTTAGCTTGCTGTTGTAAGCGGTATAATTCATTCAACGCCTCTAATGGCGACATACTCATCACATCTAAGGTTAATAATTGCTCAGAGATAGTATTAGTAAATAAAGATAACTCGCTACTATCTTCATTTCTAAGATTTGTTTTTCTAGCTGGTTCTGGTCCTAACTGATTTTTTTCTAATATATCCAGTATTTCATTGGCCCGATCTGTTATTTTTTTAGGCAAACCGGCCAATTTAGCAACATGAATACCATAACTCTTATCAGCTCCACCAAGAACGATTCGCCGTAAAAATACAATTTCACTACCGCGTTCCCTTACTGCGACCGAATAATTTTTAATGCAAGTATCATAACTGTCTAAGTCGGTCAATTCATGATAATGTGTCGCAAATAACGTTTTTGCGCCAATTTTACTCTTAATATATTCAATCACTGCTCTAGCAATACTCATACCATCAAAAGTACTAGTACCCCTACCAATTTCGTCCAAAATTATCAAACTATTTTTAGTAGCATTTTTTAAAATTTGGGCAACTTCATTCATTTCTACCATAAAAGTGCTTTGACCGCTAGCTAAATCATCACTAGCACCAATTCTAGTAAAAATTGAATCAACAGGATTAATATAAGCTTCTCTTGCCGGAATAAAACTTCCCACCTGTGCCATTAGAACTAATAACGCAACTTGTCTCATATAAGTTGATTTACCAGCCATATTAGGTCCTGTTATAATCATAATTTCACTATCATAATGATTTAAGTCGGTATCATTTGGTACAAACAGTTCTTTTTGTAAAAGTTTTTCGACTAATGGGTGTCTTCCATCTTTAATAATAATTTCGCCGGTATTAGTCAAATTAGGGCGCACATAATTATTTCTATTAGCAGCCTCACTTAAACTCATCAACACATCTATTTGTGCTATTTCTTGTGCTGTTTTTTGAATAGATACTAAAACAGTTTTAATTTTATCTCTAATTTCACTAAACAGTTGATATTCAATGTTAACTATTTTTTCTTGTGCACCTAAAATCTTATTTTCAAAATCTTTTAGCTCTGGCGTAATATAGCGTTCAGCATTAGCTAAAGTTTGCTTTCTGATATAATGTTCTGGCACCGCCGCAGTATTAGAGTGTGTAACCTCAAGATAATAACCAAAAACTTTATTATAACCGATTTTAAGCGACTTTATCCCGGTTCTTTCTTTTTCACTTTGTTCCATCTCTGATAACATACTTTTGCTGTCACTTGAAATGGCTCTTAATTCATCCAGGTCTTTATTATAGTTTTCCTTTATTATATTACCATCTTTTAACGACAGGCCTGGATTATCAACAATGGCTTCTTCTAATAGCTCAACAACCGGCGTAAACAATTCTATGTTTTTGTTAATTTTTTGCAATAATCTTGATTTACTAGACAATAAATTATTTTTTACCCCCGGTAAATTAGCCAACGAAGTTTTTAAGGCAACCAAATCTCTGGCATTAGCGGTATTAACTTCAATTCGTGTTAGCAATCTTTCAAAATCATAAATTTCTTTTAAGCTAGAGCCTATTTCTTCGCGACAGGAAAAATCTTGAACAAGCTCTTCTACGGCTTCTTGTCTTTCAATAATTTTAGCAATATTAACCAACGGACTTTCTAGCCATTTTTTCAGCAATCTGCTCCCCATCGCAGTTTTGGTAAAATCAAGCACTGCTAATAAAGTATCCTTCTTGCTGCCATCTCGCAAGTTTCTCGTTATTTCCAAATTACGCAAAGTAAAACTGTCAATTAACAAATTTTCTGAAACATCAATATAATTTAATACATTTAAATGTGCTAAATCATTTTTTAGTGTTTTATGTAAATAATACACTAAATTACCAACGCCATTTTTACCACATTCTTCTCTTGGCATTTGTTCTATTGCAAAATGACTCTCTAATAATTTCATTAAATCATTCTGTGCCGGCACTATACTACAGCTACAATTATTTAGTTTTGTACTGATAAAAGTTTCAACTTCATCTTGATAACTAAAGCCCTCTACTATAACGACCTCAGCTGGCATTAAGCGATATAGTTGATCAAATAACGCTTGTTGTATTCCTTGATAAACACTGTAAAAACATTCACCAGTGGAAATATCTGTACCACTTAAACAAAAAGCATCATCTTTTTGATATAAAAGCACCAAGTAATTATTACTGTTATCAGTTAAGATACTTTCTCCTAAAACCGTTCCTGGCGTAATAATTTTTATAACTTCGCGCTTCACAATGCCTTTGCTTTGCGCAACATCTTCAACTTGTTCACAAATAGCAACCTTATAGCCTTTGGCAATCAATCTAGCAATATAGTTTTCCGCAGCATGATATGGCACCCCGCACATTGGTATTTTGTTTTTGGCTCCACCATCACGACCAGTTAAAGTTATTTCAAGTTCTCTGGATGCAGTCTGTGCATCTTCAAAAAACATTTCATAAAAATCACCTAAACGAAAAAACAATATTTCATTTTGATGTTGTTCTTTTATTTGTAAATATTGATTAATCATTGGAGTATATTTATTAGTCATAAATTCACCTCAGTCTTTTGACATTAGCACTCTTATTGTCACTCACTAAATTAATTCACCATTAAGCACCCAAGTTTGTGCTTTGGTTATTTTGACATTGATTAAATCGCCGGTAGCTTCATCACCTTGTTTATCCCAAATAACTATTTTATTAGTTCTGGTTCTGCCGGTAAACCTAGTTTTATCAGACTTACTAGGTCCTTCCACCATAACTTCAACAACTTTCCCCTCATAACTTTTATTAATATTTAAACTAATATCATTTTGTACTGCCATTAAAGCTTGTAAGCGTTTTTTCTTCTCACTTAACTCAACTTGGTTGAGCATCGTCGCAGCTGGAGTCCCTGACCGTTTTGAATATAAAAAAGTGTACGCCGCATCATATTTGATTGCTTTAATTAACTCTAACGTTTCGGCAAAGTGGTCTGGAGTCTCTCCAGGGAAACCCATAATTAAGTCAGTAGTTATCGACGCATTCGGCAATGCTGTTCTAATTTTTTGTACCAATTCTTTATAATATTCAACAGTATAACCCCTGTTCATTTCCTTTAAGATCTCATTACAACCTGATTGAATTGGCAAATGAAAATGTTCACAAATTTTATTACTGTTTTTTATCGTTTCAATAACTTTATCATTCATATCACGGGGATGAGATGTCATATAACGAATTCTTTCAATTCCATCAACCTTATCAATTTCAGCCAATAAATCTGCAAAATCAGCACCATTGTTATCTTTACCATAAGAGTTAACATTTTGACCTAGTAACGTTACTTCTTTGACTCCGGTTGCCGCTAATTGTTTTATTTCTTCAATAATATCAACTACCTCACGGCTACGCTCACGACCTCTAACATATGGCACAATACAATATGTACAAAAATTATTACAACCATACATAATTGTAACCCAAGCCGATACTCCACCTTTGCGAGCCGTCGGTATGCTTGATGGCATTTCCTCGGCTGAATCAATTACTGCTAAAACTTGCTGTTTTGATTCCTCAACGTCCTTAACAACTTTTATTAACTGATGAACGTTATGGGTTCCTAAGATAAAATCGATATGTGGTGCTCGTTTAAATAATTTTTCTCTATTTTTTTGAGCCATACAACCAGTTACACCAACAATCAAATTAGGGTTATTGCTTTTTAGCCTCTTTAGTTCACCAATTTTCCCATAAATTTTATTTTCAGCACTTTCTCTAACGCAGCAAGTATTAATAAAAATTAAATCTGCGCTTTCCATATCTTGACCTTCTTCATAGCCTAAACATCTTAATTGACCAGCTAAGCGCTCCGTATCATTTTCATTCATTTGGCAACCATATGTTATCGAAAAAAACTTTTTACTATCTATTTTATTTAAATTATTATTTGATTCTGTCATGAATTGTTCCTCCATAAAAATTCAATAAATTAAATTTTATTATATCATATTAAACATATTTACATACAGTAAATTATGAAATAGACTATCTTTTACTCTAACACAAAAAAAGATAAACCCGAACAAAATTTGTTCGAGTTTTAAAGTTAAGACTGTCTAATTTTAAATTTCTTCAACAACCTCATATTCTGCCATAAAATTACGATATTTATCGTAAATTAATTTAATAGCAGTAATAATCGCTCGTTTAGCTCCACCTTGATAAATTCGGTCAACAATTTTACCGAGAATTTCAGGTCCCTCATTAATGTTATGCCCGGTCAGAGCTCTTGCAATATGCCTACTGGCTAAATCTGTCGCTAAAGTACAATCAGCATCAACTATTTGGCCATTTTTCACATCGATAATTAAAATTACACCAATGGTTCTATACATTTCTCCTACCGTTATTCCTGTCGGCAGTTTTGCATAACCGGAGAATAGAATTAAATTAGGATACAACTTACTTCCTCCGATCGTCAAAAATAAAGCTTTTTACTAATATATCTACTTTTTTCACATTCATCCCTGTCATATATTCTATTGCCGTTCTGATCTTTTCTTGTGTATTATATACTAATTCATTAAACGGCTCACCATAATACAGTATAACATCTAATTTTATATCAATTCCTTTTTCAGAATTATGTTCTGTATCGCGTCTAATTCTAACATGCTTAGTTTTAGCAATTCCATTATCAATTGCTACTTTATTGACTATCGCACTAATTGCATCGTCAGAAATTATTAATTTACCATAATAGCTGAAGATTGGTCTAACAATTGATTTTTCTCCTAATTTGCGTCTAGTATTTTTTGATCGTTTAAAAAATATATCTAAGGGATCAATCAAATATCCGGAAAAGTGAGGTTTTAGCTCAATTGTCGGAACCGGAATAATGTGCTTCCCTTCTTTCAATCGACAATGTTGTGCTTTTTCAATCTCTGCTTGTGAAGCAATATCTTCAATTCTAATAATTTTGCTAATAGCCGGTACTTTTAGTGCTTTAGCAATTTTATGAACCATGTTTTCCGAAGTTCCCAAAAGTAACAACCGATTTGGCTGTACTTTCAACAAGGCTTGGTGTACCTCCATCGCATGCTCATCTTCCATGAAAATTGCTCTTCGCACAGCTTGAATTCTACTAGCTTCTCTTTTTGCAGATTTTCCTGCAATAATTTTTGTACCCATTATTAAAATTCCATCATCAATTATTGCATCTACATTATAATCATGTGCGACAACTAATGCCCGATGGCTCTTTCCTGTGCCGCTAGGACCTACTAACGCTAATACTTCCATATACCCCTCCGGTTAACTAAGCCTTTTTTAAAGCTTGTAAAAACACTTCACTATAACCTTCCGCTAACGTAAACATCCCTAATTGTTGTGGATATCGTGTTGGAATGGCATGATAATCTGATCCACCAGTTATTAATAAGTTATTTTCTTGAGCAAGCTTTAAGTATTTACCAATCTCAGCTTGATTATGCTTCGGGTGAAAAACCTCTAACCCTTGAATGCCTCTATTAATACAATCTAGCACTAAATTATCATCACCAACCAGTCCAGGATGAGCTAATACCGCAATACCACCTGCTACTTTTATTAGCCTGATAATTTCATCACAAGATAATTTATAATGTGGAACATACCCTTTACCATTTCTATTCAGCAACTCAGCAAATACATCACCAATTTTTTCAAAATACCCTGCTGCTACCAAGGCATTAGCAATATGCGACCGGCTAAGCGAATCTGCATGTTTACCACTTTCCATTACTTTTTCATAAGAAATATCAAAACCTAATGCTTTTAACTTTTCAACCATTTTTCTAACTCTTTGCTTACGGCCAACTACAATATTAGCAAGTTCTGCTTGTAATTCTCTATTGTCAATATCAATGCCATAACCTAATATATGAATTTCATTAGATAATTGATCGGCACTAAATTCAATTCCCTGAATAATGTTTAAGTGCGGGTTATTCAATAAATTAAGTTCTCTTAAAATATGCAAGGCCTTTGTTGTATCATGGTCAGTAATCGCAATATTTTTCAAACCAACCTTAATAGCAGTTTCTATAACTTCAGTTGGCGACATTCGGCCATCTGATAAATTAGTATGAATATGTAAATCTGTACTCATTTTCTTCTTCCTATTCCCCAAAACCTTTTGTTACATTATAACATATCTCTATACAAAAATTATAAAAAAAAGAATCATCTCTATACCGAGACAATTCTTTAAATTTCTATCTTGGTTCAATTATTAACTTCATTGCCGTACGCTCTTCACCATCAATAACAATATCGGTGAAAGCTGGAATACAAATCAGATCAACACCATGAGGTGCTACAAAGCCTCTGGCTATCGCTACAGCTTTGACGGCTTGATTAAGTGCTCCTGCACCAATCGCTTGCATCTCAGCCGCACCACGTTCTCTTAATACGCCTGCTAATGCTCCTGCAACAGAATTAGGATTTGATTTAGCTGATACCTTTAATACTTCCATAATTATTAGAACCCTCCTTTAATATTAAGAAAGAACCCAACTACTTACAATAAGTATTATTCGACATTTGCTAAAAAATACCTTTGGATATTTTAAGTTTATCAAATATTTTTTTCTTCTTCTTTTAGCAAAATTCGACAGATGTCAACACATTCGCCATTAGTTTCATCAACTTTTAAGACTACTGCACTAAAAACATTAGGACCTTTGGCTAAATTAAATTTTGTGGGTAAAGCTGTAATAAATTTATTTATAATTATTTCCTTTTCTACTCCTAAAATAGAATTCCAAGGACCAACCATCCCTAAATCAGTAATATAGCCCGTACCTTTCGTTAGAATCCGCTCGTCAGCCGTTTGAATATGCGTATGCGTCCCCACTACCGCTGAAACTTTGCCATCTAAATGCCAACCCATTGCCATTTTTTCCGAAGTCGCTTCAGCATGAAAATCAACAATAATAATATCACATAATGTTTTTATTTTAGCTAAAATTGTATCAACAACTTGAAACGGACAATCCAATGCCGGCATAAAAGTTCGTCCTGAAATATTAATTATACCGATTTTACTACTTTGATAATCATAAATACAAAAGCCTTGACCAGGCGAAGTGTGTGGATAATTTGCCGGTCTGACCAAGTAAGGTTCATCCTCAATAAATTCAAAAACATCTTTTTTATCCCAAATATGATTTCCGGTTGTTACAACATCTATTCCTAAACTATATAGTTCATCTAAAACAGGTTTGGTTATACCAACTCCCCCTGCTGAATTTTCTCCGTTAGCAATAACAAAATCAATACCATATTCTATTTTAATCTTTTCAATATATTTTTTAGTAGCTTGTCGCCCTGGCGAGCCACAAATATCACCAATAATTAATATATTCATCTTCATACCTCTTTATTTATTAAAAACTATTACTTTTCCTTCTTCTCTAATACCAATTAACCTAGTTGAAAAGTGATTTTTTTTCATAATACTAAGCATATTTTCCATAACTTCTTCTTGCAGTAAAATTTCTTCTTCTTGTAGTGCATCATTTTTATCACAAACTAATTTTTCTTTAAAGGAATTGCTAATAATTGAGCTAATCAGTACAATTTCAGTTCGTGACAATGTTTTTATATCCCTAATAATATTAATAAAGGCTAACTCTTCATATTTTTTTATATTAATTTCGAGTTTAATATCTTTAGTTTTTTCCAAAGAATGATATGTTAAAATACTACTTTTTAATTTTTCTTCAAACATTAAAAAATCATCTTCTAATGGTACCGGCTGTAACGCTGCTCTAATTTTCAAACTATCATTTATCGGCTCAAACGTTATCGTACTAAATTCTGGGAAGCACACCAAAATAGAAATTAATAAATTAACGCCTTCATTTATTTTCTTTTCTTCCTCATTCATTTTTTCACCACCCATTGTATCTTAAATATTAAAACGACCTTGTAACACAAGGTCGTTAATATACTTATTTAGCGTAGTCAACAGCACGTGTTTCACGTATCACCGTTACTCTTATTTGTCCAGGATACTCTAACTCTGCTTCTATTTTCTTAACAATATCACGAGCCAGACCCACAGAAGTTATATCATCAACTCTATCCGGTTTTACCATAATACGAACTTCTCTACCAGCTTGAATCGCAAAAGACTTATCAACACCTTCAAAAGATTCAGCAATTTCTTCTAATCTTGTTAAACGTTTTAAATAGCTTTCTAAGCTTTCACGACGGGCTCCAGGGCGTGCAGCAGAAACAGCATCGGCTGAAGCTACCAAGACAGCTTGTACTGTTTTTGGCTCTTCATCAGCATGATGAGCTGCAATTGCATTAACAACTTCAGCAGACTCACGATATTTTTTAGCTAAATCTGCACCAATGATAGCATGAGATCCTTCTATATCATGATCGACAGCTTTGCCTAAATCATGTAATAAACCAGCTCTTTTCGCTAACATTACATCAACACCTAATTCAGCTGCCATTACGCCAGCTAAATGTGAAACTTCGATGGAATGTTTCAATACATTTTGACCATAGCTGGTTCTGTATTTCAATCTTCCTAATAATCTAATAACCTCTGGATGTAAACCATGTACTCCAGTTTCGAAAGTAGCTTGCTCACCGGCTTCTTTGATTCTTTGATCAACTTCTTTTTGTGCTTTTTCTACCATTTCTTCAATACGAGCCGGATGGATTCTACCATCAGTTATCAATTTTTCTAAAGCAATTCTAGCAACCTCACGGCGAACAGGATCAAAACCTGATAAAATAACAGCTTCTGGAGTATCATCTATTATTAAATCAATTCCTGTCATCGTTTCAAGAGTTCTAATATTACGGCCTTCGCGTCCTATAATACGACCCTTCATCTCATCATTAGGTAAAGCAACTACTGACACTGTTGTTTCGGCAACATGATCAGCAGCACAACGTTGAATTGCTAAAGATATTATTTCACGAGCTTTTTTATCAGACTCTTCTTTTGCCTGTTGCTCTAATTCTTTAATCATCATTGCGGTTTCATGCTTTATTTCTTCTTGTGCATTTGCTAACAACATTGTTCTAGCTTCTTCTGAACTTAATCCAGAGATTCGTTCTAATTCCGCCAGTTGTTTTTCATGTAGTTCTTGAATTTTACTTTGACTTACTTCCAAGTCTTGTTCTTTTTGTGTAAGAGAATTTTCTTTCTTTTCAAGGGAATCGATTTTTCGATCAAGATTTTCCTCTTTTTGTACTAATCGACGTTCAATCCGTTGTAATTCAACTCTACGTTCCTTAGTCTCTTTGTCCAGTTCAAGTCGCAGCTTGTGAATGTCCTCTTTTGCTTCTAATAGTGCTTCTTTTTTCTTTGCTTCACCGATTTTTTCGGCTTCATCAACCACTCTTTTTGCTTCTTGTTCTGCTGAGCTTATTTTCGCCTCAGCAGTACTTTTTCTAACCCAATATCCTACAACTGCCCCAATAACACAAGTCCCTAAGGCAGTAATTATTATTTCAATTATAGTCTTACACCTCCTTTTCATAAATAAACAGATCAACTAAATTTAACGAGTTTTTTTGCAATTCAATTGCTTCCCTCTAACAATTGAAAAATTTTCATTAATAATCATCACAAGTAAACTTATTTTAAAATACTGGATGTTTTAATTTTAATTCTTTTTCAAATTAGTGTCAAGCTAGCGCTATCATATCATTACTATATTATCGGCTTTTATTGCAGTTATTGAACATTATCTTTAAATGTTATTTTCTGTTCCGCAACTATCTGCTTATTTGGCAAAAAAAGTCAATTGGAAAACCCAATTAACTTTTTTATTGATTATTCTATTCTGTTTCTTCCTCTACTGTTACTTCATCACCAATTTTAGTGAACGGATTATTACCTACCACTAAATTTTCTCTTATTTTACCTTCTATTTCTGTGGCAATTTCACCATTTTCTCTTAAAAAGTCTTTAGCGTTTTCCTTACCTTGCCCTAATCTATTGCCACCATATGAATACCACGCTCCGCTTTTCTCAATAATATCCATTTCTGCACCAAT containing:
- the miaB gene encoding tRNA (N6-isopentenyl adenosine(37)-C2)-methylthiotransferase MiaB — encoded protein: MTESNNNLNKIDSKKFFSITYGCQMNENDTERLAGQLRCLGYEEGQDMESADLIFINTCCVRESAENKIYGKIGELKRLKSNNPNLIVGVTGCMAQKNREKLFKRAPHIDFILGTHNVHQLIKVVKDVEESKQQVLAVIDSAEEMPSSIPTARKGGVSAWVTIMYGCNNFCTYCIVPYVRGRERSREVVDIIEEIKQLAATGVKEVTLLGQNVNSYGKDNNGADFADLLAEIDKVDGIERIRYMTSHPRDMNDKVIETIKNSNKICEHFHLPIQSGCNEILKEMNRGYTVEYYKELVQKIRTALPNASITTDLIMGFPGETPDHFAETLELIKAIKYDAAYTFLYSKRSGTPAATMLNQVELSEKKKRLQALMAVQNDISLNINKSYEGKVVEVMVEGPSKSDKTRFTGRTRTNKIVIWDKQGDEATGDLINVKITKAQTWVLNGELI
- a CDS encoding DUF3870 domain-containing protein; its protein translation is MYRTIGVILIIDVKNGQIVDADCTLATDLASRHIARALTGHNINEGPEILGKIVDRIYQGGAKRAIITAIKLIYDKYRNFMAEYEVVEEI
- a CDS encoding Asp23/Gls24 family envelope stress response protein, encoding MEVLALVGPSGTGKSHRALVVAHDYNVDAIIDDGILIMGTKIIAGKSAKREASRIQAVRRAIFMEDEHAMEVHQALLKVQPNRLLLLGTSENMVHKIAKALKVPAISKIIRIEDIASQAEIEKAQHCRLKEGKHIIPVPTIELKPHFSGYLIDPLDIFFKRSKNTRRKLGEKSIVRPIFSYYGKLIISDDAISAIVNKVAIDNGIAKTKHVRIRRDTEHNSEKGIDIKLDVILYYGEPFNELVYNTQEKIRTAIEYMTGMNVKKVDILVKSFIFDDRRK
- a CDS encoding PHP domain-containing protein; translated protein: MSTDLHIHTNLSDGRMSPTEVIETAIKVGLKNIAITDHDTTKALHILRELNLLNNPHLNIIQGIEFSADQLSNEIHILGYGIDIDNRELQAELANIVVGRKQRVRKMVEKLKALGFDISYEKVMESGKHADSLSRSHIANALVAAGYFEKIGDVFAELLNRNGKGYVPHYKLSCDEIIRLIKVAGGIAVLAHPGLVGDDNLVLDCINRGIQGLEVFHPKHNQAEIGKYLKLAQENNLLITGGSDYHAIPTRYPQQLGMFTLAEGYSEVFLQALKKA
- a CDS encoding stage V sporulation protein S, with protein sequence MEVLKVSAKSNPNSVAGALAGVLRERGAAEMQAIGAGALNQAVKAVAIARGFVAPHGVDLICIPAFTDIVIDGEERTAMKLIIEPR
- a CDS encoding TIGR00282 family metallophosphoesterase, encoding MNILIIGDICGSPGRQATKKYIEKIKIEYGIDFVIANGENSAGGVGITKPVLDELYSLGIDVVTTGNHIWDKKDVFEFIEDEPYLVRPANYPHTSPGQGFCIYDYQSSKIGIINISGRTFMPALDCPFQVVDTILAKIKTLCDIIIVDFHAEATSEKMAMGWHLDGKVSAVVGTHTHIQTADERILTKGTGYITDLGMVGPWNSILGVEKEIIINKFITALPTKFNLAKGPNVFSAVVLKVDETNGECVDICRILLKEEEKNI
- the rny gene encoding ribonuclease Y gives rise to the protein MKRRCKTIIEIIITALGTCVIGAVVGYWVRKSTAEAKISSAEQEAKRVVDEAEKIGEAKKKEALLEAKEDIHKLRLELDKETKERRVELQRIERRLVQKEENLDRKIDSLEKKENSLTQKEQDLEVSQSKIQELHEKQLAELERISGLSSEEARTMLLANAQEEIKHETAMMIKELEQQAKEESDKKAREIISLAIQRCAADHVAETTVSVVALPNDEMKGRIIGREGRNIRTLETMTGIDLIIDDTPEAVILSGFDPVRREVARIALEKLITDGRIHPARIEEMVEKAQKEVDQRIKEAGEQATFETGVHGLHPEVIRLLGRLKYRTSYGQNVLKHSIEVSHLAGVMAAELGVDVMLAKRAGLLHDLGKAVDHDIEGSHAIIGADLAKKYRESAEVVNAIAAHHADEEPKTVQAVLVASADAVSAARPGARRESLESYLKRLTRLEEIAESFEGVDKSFAIQAGREVRIMVKPDRVDDITSVGLARDIVKKIEAELEYPGQIRVTVIRETRAVDYAK